Below is a genomic region from Kribbella qitaiheensis.
TGCAGTACATCCCGCGCAAGGACGTCGACATGACGCAGCTGGAGCGCACCGACAACGAGAGCTACTGCCCGTACAAGGGCGACGCGTCGTACTTCAGCATCACCCCTGGTGGCGAGAAGACGGTGAACGCTGTCTGGACGTACGAGAGCCCGTACGCTCCGGTCGCAGACATCCAGGACCACCTGGCGTTCTACGCGGACCGCGTGGACTCCATCGAGATCCTGGCCGACTGACAACATCGCAGAACGGCGCGGCTCTGCTTGAGTGCGCCGTACTGCGTTGTCAGGCGAGGAAGGCTTCGACGACGGGGCCGAGCACCTCCGGCGGTACTACGTGCTGGTGACCCTGCAGTTCCACCTGCTGGCCGTCTGAGAGGGCGTTCGCGATCGACCGTGCGGCGTCGATCATGAACGGCGGGCTGGCCGAGCCGTAGATGACCAGCGTCGGCTGGGTGACCTTGGCGATCAGGTCGTACGGGACTGT
It encodes:
- a CDS encoding DUF427 domain-containing protein, whose translation is MSEKLVKVPGPDHPITVEKNPDRVVVKVAGQVVADTREALSLQEANYPAVQYIPRKDVDMTQLERTDNESYCPYKGDASYFSITPGGEKTVNAVWTYESPYAPVADIQDHLAFYADRVDSIEILAD